In one Pseudarthrobacter oxydans genomic region, the following are encoded:
- a CDS encoding NYN domain-containing protein, protein MNSDEKRIALLIDADNAPASKVDVVLAEVAKHGVANVRRAYGDWKSAHLKQWEASLHPYAIRPMQQFAYSTGKNASDMAMVIDAMDLLQAGSVDGFALVSSDADFTPLVMRILSDGLKVYGFGERKTPEPFVNACSLFTYVEGLGQPPVSSDASRGDAVDPKKLRSDTRLVLLVRNAVEAASGDDGWAHLSSVGGHISNQASLDPRNYGYRKLSDLIEGIGLFELQRENLRVMVRDKRTALRTTT, encoded by the coding sequence GTGAACTCTGACGAAAAGCGCATTGCTCTGCTCATCGATGCTGATAACGCGCCGGCGTCTAAGGTCGACGTCGTCCTCGCTGAGGTCGCCAAGCATGGTGTCGCTAACGTGCGGCGTGCTTACGGAGACTGGAAGAGCGCTCATCTTAAGCAGTGGGAAGCCTCGCTTCACCCCTACGCGATTCGTCCTATGCAGCAGTTCGCCTACAGCACTGGTAAGAACGCATCCGATATGGCGATGGTGATTGATGCGATGGATCTGCTTCAGGCGGGTTCGGTTGACGGGTTCGCCCTGGTGTCCAGTGACGCGGACTTCACTCCACTGGTCATGCGGATCCTGTCGGACGGGTTGAAGGTGTATGGGTTCGGGGAGAGGAAAACGCCGGAACCGTTCGTCAATGCTTGTTCACTGTTCACCTACGTCGAGGGACTAGGGCAACCGCCGGTAAGCTCGGATGCCTCACGGGGAGATGCGGTCGACCCGAAGAAGCTCCGAAGCGATACCCGCCTTGTACTGCTAGTGCGGAACGCTGTCGAAGCAGCCAGTGGGGATGATGGATGGGCGCACCTGTCCTCAGTGGGAGGCCACATCAGCAATCAGGCGTCTTTGGACCCGCGCAACTACGGATACCGAAAGCTAAGTGACCTCATCGAGGGAATCGGTTTGTTCGAGCTTCAACGAGAGAATCTACGAGTAATGGTGCGAGACAAGCGCACCGCACTTCGCACGACCACGTAA
- a CDS encoding Shedu immune nuclease family protein: MKWDTYSGRKRLAAHGLVYRALVRGREASLRAVEIAMGVTVSGEESEFASSSYEPETETEYAQARVPGRLYTSKTFANRNPNSADYGQPSRFVYQVLDDDGRSSSLQRQGEEWVVTPINGTRSQIKVLISREKGSLVDLWIQRVPAAGSGTVVKEVLRVRREDAIRLAEFFRRLMLIEPDGADTGIKLDEETLSALLNNPESASRMYESQAPALRALIADDEQAQDVVALAGRRAALERFRKMLDDDGFFDSQVEENKGKEAVWQRFFETNPWILGVGLGTQLFTSWSEEKLEQIVKGHSIAGDGKRADAVLRTSGLIQSMVFAEIKHHRTALLKDEYRPSVWSMSKELAGGISQAQVTVHQAVANVGERVARRGDDGFETADLTYLIRPRSFLIIGKLSEFKNDQGQHHPEKIRSFELARRHLQEPEVVTFDELLARAEWIVSNSA, encoded by the coding sequence ATGAAGTGGGACACCTATAGCGGCCGTAAAAGACTTGCCGCGCACGGTCTCGTTTACCGGGCGCTGGTCCGAGGCAGGGAGGCTAGTCTGAGGGCAGTCGAGATTGCAATGGGGGTCACTGTGTCCGGAGAAGAGTCGGAGTTCGCTTCCTCGTCGTATGAGCCGGAAACGGAAACGGAGTACGCGCAAGCCAGGGTGCCTGGTCGCTTGTACACGTCCAAGACATTCGCTAATCGCAACCCAAACTCGGCCGACTACGGTCAACCGAGCCGCTTTGTCTATCAAGTCCTCGACGACGATGGCCGGTCCTCATCACTGCAACGCCAAGGTGAAGAGTGGGTGGTCACCCCAATTAATGGCACCCGCTCCCAGATCAAGGTCCTGATATCTAGAGAAAAGGGCTCCCTTGTGGACCTCTGGATCCAACGTGTGCCGGCGGCCGGGTCCGGAACGGTGGTCAAGGAGGTCCTCCGAGTCCGGCGGGAAGATGCCATTCGGTTGGCTGAGTTCTTTCGCCGACTGATGCTCATTGAACCCGACGGCGCCGACACTGGTATCAAACTCGACGAAGAGACTCTCTCCGCGTTACTGAACAACCCCGAATCAGCCAGCCGTATGTACGAGTCGCAGGCGCCAGCACTTCGGGCTTTGATTGCCGATGATGAACAGGCACAGGATGTCGTTGCCCTTGCTGGTCGGCGTGCCGCCCTCGAACGCTTTCGAAAGATGCTTGACGACGACGGTTTCTTCGATTCTCAGGTTGAGGAGAACAAGGGCAAAGAAGCGGTGTGGCAGAGGTTCTTCGAGACAAACCCCTGGATCCTGGGCGTTGGTCTCGGTACACAGCTCTTCACGTCGTGGTCAGAAGAAAAGCTTGAGCAAATTGTGAAAGGTCATTCCATCGCAGGGGACGGAAAGCGCGCAGATGCCGTGCTCCGCACCAGTGGACTTATCCAATCCATGGTGTTCGCGGAGATAAAGCACCACCGGACGGCCCTTTTGAAGGACGAATATCGCCCGAGCGTTTGGTCTATGTCAAAGGAACTCGCGGGCGGTATCAGCCAAGCACAAGTGACAGTCCACCAGGCTGTCGCAAATGTCGGAGAAAGAGTGGCTCGGCGTGGTGATGATGGCTTCGAAACGGCCGACCTGACTTACTTGATACGGCCACGTTCCTTCTTAATTATCGGAAAGCTATCCGAGTTCAAGAACGATCAGGGTCAACACCATCCTGAGAAGATCCGTTCGTTTGAACTAGCACGGCGTCACCTTCAAGAACCTGAAGTCGTGACATTCGATGAGCTTTTGGCAAGGGCGGAATGGATAGTGAGTAATTCTGCCTGA
- a CDS encoding LysR substrate-binding domain-containing protein translates to MYLRSPIYGEVAMADVSLRQLELFAALPDFTTSSAAAAHLHISESALSQAITGLERTVGEQLCVRRKARGLALTPAGQHFAMQARRILADTRELVQGDRRGEELRGSVKFGCYASFAASVVPELLEGFPRRHPGVDLETTVGTNEDLFPALQSGRLDVAITYERFLPAGYRHRKVYATELEAHLHPDHPLAAGSTVDLADLAGEPLILYDVSPSTINIVEAFAARGLEPRIAARVTQIILVEALVGRGMGYGLLMSRPNALPMSVEGRPVAIRPFDPPVTLSNVVGIWPEDMTLTRRASALLDFAVEKLGCYDRADVVQSAAPHDVAAPPHAGSDFFQK, encoded by the coding sequence TTGTACTTAAGAAGCCCGATCTACGGTGAGGTGGCCATGGCCGATGTGAGCCTGAGGCAACTCGAGCTGTTCGCTGCCCTGCCGGACTTCACCACATCCAGTGCGGCGGCAGCCCATCTTCACATCTCAGAGTCGGCGCTGTCCCAGGCCATCACGGGGCTCGAGAGGACTGTGGGGGAGCAGCTATGCGTGCGCCGCAAGGCGCGGGGCCTCGCACTGACTCCCGCGGGCCAGCACTTCGCAATGCAGGCGCGCAGGATCCTCGCGGACACGCGGGAGCTCGTCCAGGGCGACCGCCGGGGAGAAGAGCTGCGGGGCAGTGTCAAGTTTGGCTGCTACGCGAGCTTCGCCGCGAGCGTGGTGCCGGAGCTCCTCGAAGGCTTCCCGCGGAGGCACCCCGGGGTGGACCTCGAGACCACGGTGGGCACCAACGAGGACCTGTTCCCCGCCCTCCAGTCAGGACGCCTCGACGTGGCCATCACATACGAAAGGTTCCTGCCAGCCGGCTACCGTCACCGCAAGGTCTACGCGACCGAGCTTGAGGCCCACCTGCATCCGGACCACCCGCTCGCGGCGGGCAGCACAGTGGATCTCGCCGATCTCGCCGGCGAGCCACTCATCCTCTACGACGTGAGCCCGAGCACCATCAATATAGTCGAGGCGTTCGCCGCGCGCGGGCTCGAGCCCAGGATCGCGGCCCGGGTCACCCAGATCATCCTCGTCGAGGCGCTCGTGGGCCGCGGCATGGGGTATGGCCTGCTCATGTCCCGGCCCAACGCGCTCCCCATGAGCGTCGAGGGGCGGCCGGTCGCCATCCGCCCATTCGACCCGCCCGTAACCCTCTCCAACGTCGTGGGGATCTGGCCCGAGGACATGACCCTCACGCGACGAGCCTCGGCCCTGCTCGACTTTGCGGTCGAGAAGCTCGGCTGCTACGACCGCGCAGACGTAGTTCAGAGCGCAGCCCCCCACGACGTCGCCGCCCCGCCTCATGCGGGCAGCGACTTCTTTCAGAAGTAG
- a CDS encoding FAD-dependent monooxygenase, with protein MVNHTTRVAVIGGGLGGLTAAIALTRIAGAHVTVFEQARGLGDVGAGVTVAPNGQRVLDKLGVLEQVKRAGATPDGHGVYQDAMGNVVAEAAWEDSAKRYQNVGMYRPDLVDVLSREVAPDTIRLGHRLTSIQTLDTGVRLEFENGVHDEFDAVVGADGIHSVVRDSLMQTPDPVYSGFIAFRGVLDAALLPDDWPMISQVWMGEGKHFMCYPLQQRKLFNYVGFVPSDRPLKETWSAPGDVSELAAEFAGEKWDPKLRHFIQLIDQTFWWGLYDHEPLTNWSRGRVTLLGDAAHTMLPHAGQGVNQAIEDSITLAFFLREAEDADEIAEAFKRYTAVRMQRTAILQNSSRRSGSQFDAQNEFEDIKKRDADLRAGRDFRRSVLFDFDAVAAAEKALKRFRRI; from the coding sequence ATGGTAAATCACACCACCAGAGTCGCGGTTATTGGAGGGGGGCTGGGCGGGCTTACTGCTGCGATTGCCCTCACGCGGATCGCCGGTGCCCACGTCACGGTGTTCGAGCAAGCGAGGGGGCTGGGCGACGTGGGCGCAGGCGTCACTGTCGCTCCGAATGGCCAGCGCGTTCTCGACAAACTCGGTGTCCTTGAACAGGTCAAGCGCGCAGGCGCCACTCCGGACGGCCATGGCGTCTACCAGGACGCCATGGGCAACGTTGTAGCCGAAGCAGCTTGGGAAGACTCAGCAAAGCGGTATCAAAATGTCGGCATGTACAGGCCCGACCTGGTCGACGTTTTGTCTCGAGAGGTCGCGCCCGACACGATCCGTCTCGGCCATCGTCTGACGTCGATTCAGACGCTAGACACAGGCGTCCGCCTCGAATTCGAGAACGGCGTACACGATGAGTTTGATGCAGTGGTGGGCGCGGACGGCATCCACTCGGTGGTGCGGGATTCTCTGATGCAAACCCCCGACCCCGTCTACTCCGGATTCATAGCGTTTCGCGGAGTACTTGACGCGGCCCTCCTTCCCGATGACTGGCCCATGATCAGCCAGGTATGGATGGGTGAGGGAAAGCACTTCATGTGCTACCCGCTGCAGCAGCGCAAGTTGTTCAACTATGTCGGGTTCGTACCCAGTGACAGGCCGCTCAAGGAAACCTGGTCGGCACCGGGGGACGTGAGCGAACTCGCCGCCGAGTTTGCGGGTGAGAAATGGGACCCGAAGCTTCGCCACTTCATCCAGCTCATCGACCAGACCTTCTGGTGGGGCCTCTACGACCACGAGCCACTCACTAATTGGTCGCGAGGGCGCGTCACGTTGCTTGGGGACGCAGCACACACCATGCTGCCGCACGCGGGCCAGGGAGTGAACCAGGCAATCGAGGACAGCATTACTCTTGCCTTCTTCCTCAGGGAGGCCGAAGACGCCGATGAGATTGCCGAAGCCTTCAAGCGCTACACCGCCGTTCGAATGCAACGCACGGCGATCCTGCAGAACAGCTCTCGCAGAAGCGGCTCACAATTCGACGCGCAGAATGAATTTGAGGACATCAAGAAGCGTGACGCTGATTTGCGCGCAGGACGCGATTTTCGCCGAAGTGTGCTCTTCGACTTCGACGCGGTGGCAGCCGCCGAAAAAGCACTCAAACGATTCAGGAGGATCTAG
- a CDS encoding MFS transporter, producing the protein MTSSNAVSNPATQRRVAFATIIGTTIEWYDFFIYALGAGLVFSQLFFKPAGEEIGLLLSFATVGISFLFRPLGAFLAGHYGDRIGRRAMLVITLILMGVATTLIGVLPTFAQIGIAAPILLLLLRILQGVSAGGEWGGAVLMVVEHAPADRRGRAGALPQVGVPLGFLLASGLMALMTGVVSPGQAFLEWGWRVPFLLSIVLIVVGYFVRRSVEESPVFTEIAERGQQTKAPVVVLFKRHWHLVILAALVFVGNNAVGYMTTGGFLQSYATGKLKIDTTAMLIASTVASAVWFFATLIAGRLADSIGRRNTHLIGFAVQALMAFPLFWLVNTATLPGLYAGLVLLSIGLGLTYGPLAAWYAEIFPASVRFSGVAIPYAIGSILGGAFAPTIAQALLQATGTTTAVSWYILVATLVGAAATLCLRDRRGIPLGPDHEAEQASGATMFAPNVAHRELAAKP; encoded by the coding sequence ATGACCTCTTCCAATGCCGTTAGCAATCCCGCCACTCAACGTCGCGTCGCGTTCGCAACGATCATCGGCACCACGATCGAGTGGTACGACTTCTTCATCTACGCGCTGGGCGCTGGGCTCGTGTTCAGCCAGCTCTTCTTCAAGCCTGCCGGGGAGGAAATCGGGCTCTTGCTCTCCTTCGCTACCGTCGGCATCTCCTTCCTCTTCCGCCCGCTCGGTGCGTTCCTCGCGGGGCACTACGGCGATAGAATCGGCCGCCGTGCCATGCTTGTCATCACGCTCATCCTCATGGGTGTAGCAACGACACTCATCGGCGTCCTGCCCACCTTCGCCCAGATCGGCATCGCGGCGCCGATCCTCCTGCTCCTCCTCCGCATTCTCCAAGGCGTCTCCGCCGGCGGCGAGTGGGGCGGCGCAGTCCTCATGGTCGTCGAGCACGCTCCTGCTGACCGCCGCGGTCGCGCTGGCGCCTTGCCGCAGGTCGGCGTCCCGCTGGGCTTTCTTCTCGCTTCGGGCTTGATGGCCCTCATGACCGGAGTCGTCTCCCCCGGCCAGGCCTTCCTCGAGTGGGGCTGGCGCGTGCCGTTCCTGCTGAGCATCGTGCTCATCGTCGTCGGCTACTTTGTCCGCCGCTCCGTTGAGGAGAGCCCCGTGTTCACCGAGATCGCCGAGCGCGGCCAGCAGACCAAGGCCCCGGTTGTGGTCCTCTTCAAACGTCACTGGCACCTTGTGATCCTCGCCGCGCTTGTGTTCGTGGGCAATAACGCCGTGGGCTACATGACCACCGGCGGCTTCCTCCAGAGCTACGCCACCGGCAAGCTTAAGATAGACACCACGGCGATGCTCATCGCGTCCACGGTCGCCTCGGCGGTGTGGTTCTTCGCGACGCTCATTGCAGGGCGCCTCGCCGATTCGATTGGCCGGCGAAACACCCACCTCATCGGCTTCGCCGTACAGGCACTGATGGCCTTCCCGCTATTCTGGCTCGTCAACACCGCGACGCTACCCGGCCTCTACGCCGGCCTGGTCCTGCTCTCGATCGGCCTCGGCCTCACATACGGGCCTCTGGCAGCCTGGTACGCCGAGATCTTCCCGGCATCCGTTCGTTTCTCTGGAGTGGCCATCCCCTACGCCATTGGGTCAATCCTCGGCGGGGCGTTCGCTCCCACCATCGCCCAAGCACTGCTGCAGGCCACCGGCACCACGACTGCGGTCTCCTGGTATATCCTCGTGGCCACCCTCGTCGGGGCCGCGGCGACGCTGTGCCTGCGCGACCGGCGCGGCATCCCGCTCGGCCCGGACCACGAGGCCGAGCAGGCCAGCGGCGCAACGATGTTCGCCCCCAACGTGGCCCACAGGGAGCTTGCGGCGAAGCCGTAG
- a CDS encoding helix-turn-helix domain-containing protein produces MKSEGESSPFLNVRETAALLGVHENTVRNWVRGGTLISARLPDSSQHRFARTEVERLLKKRGESTSSVAPALRADGPELISANELESWAARDDAKGAFPELIRRLLAVTPGITNVDVRSHEGGAAPGWDGTATSTGSTYLPSGELRFEFGTEANPKGKAQRDYDKRIESLPNDADSVFVFATPRNWAGAKKWASDRVAESKFAGVVALDAHRLEGWLEASPSVHYWISERLGYRPRDAQTIERWWNSFQGRIQIALSPEFFVAGRSAAADELRAALTGAAQADAIVTLAAHWQDDALAFLFSALASHEELLYRTVVVTDKAAWQRLVESRVPLILVPLFEGEPDLAATVNGGHRVVLLAEADDVVRSGKRIELRKIDRVSAREALKAVVSDLDNAEAMVALARRSMAAFIRSISVEPRFRKPDWAVKPESAGVLAPLVLAGSWSGYEKDLLALEKLTGRARDEIERLLTSLAGRSDAPFVRSGGTWRLTSPVEAALLLLPSLTTGDMARWAEVVAQVLLEPDPFQGMDTVSRMTASAQGTKPGYSEILKKGLANGMALSAASEGELPPHLGMQSRVDKIVRGLLTAANDDATGETWARLADSLPALAEASPEVFLDAVELGLEQPQPVLRTMFRDQAQDVLFGPSSPHPSLLWAIETLCWSPSYFGRAALLLGQLSLIDPGGRLSNRPIVSLQTVVTGWLPQSGATVDDKLAVVQRILQREPNVGWKLLMGVWPENHATAFPPHAPAFRDWNPVKQTVTYADWGHFVHRLVVMAMGVIGTDTERWLELLPKIAMLPIDERGVVIQKLREAVGADTWKEEERYAMWEALNSEADKHEEYAEAEWAMSTDDVALLRAVADDLTPDHDARRFSNLFDWRPRIPNYKWGEEGYDVELARLQNQALEEVLTLGPEALATLTLDVKTPHIIGRFLAARRDVPEQAILGWISRQEENLRHAALTFAGDKIHVEGFSWVKAALASTALKEPESQERLMAAVPFAKQYWTEIATLGMELEAAYWSRAQHRYAAPEERAEAIDLLVKHGRLWEAVALLSDMLHANGEPSAGLVKAVLNALLNGPGPVHDTTMNSYYLGNVLKYMEQHFPDDTELPVYEFTFFELLHDHHPSAALYRALGTDPSDFVRMISALYRGDDEPKRSLTAQEKAFAHRSFTVLQHWHTLPGLAEDGTIDSSQLTAWVRGARLAFSDSQRVAIGDEQIGQILASSPVGTDGVWPAEPVREIIENIGNARLDAGVHMGKINKRGATTRGVFDGGDQERELEKQYREMAVKISTRWPRTARVLRGIAESYQQDARHHDSQAERMSDDG; encoded by the coding sequence ATGAAAAGTGAAGGTGAAAGCAGTCCATTTCTAAATGTGCGGGAAACCGCCGCCTTGCTCGGTGTGCATGAGAACACCGTCAGGAACTGGGTGAGAGGGGGCACGTTGATTTCAGCCCGTCTGCCGGACTCATCGCAGCATCGTTTCGCCCGAACAGAGGTCGAGCGTCTTCTCAAGAAACGCGGCGAAAGCACGTCATCAGTAGCCCCTGCCCTTCGGGCCGACGGGCCAGAGCTGATCAGCGCTAATGAACTAGAAAGTTGGGCAGCACGGGATGATGCCAAAGGAGCCTTTCCTGAATTGATCCGTCGCCTTTTAGCTGTGACCCCTGGCATCACCAACGTCGACGTGCGGTCGCACGAAGGTGGTGCCGCGCCCGGATGGGATGGAACCGCGACATCCACCGGAAGCACATATCTCCCCTCCGGTGAGCTGCGTTTCGAGTTCGGAACTGAAGCCAACCCGAAGGGCAAGGCGCAGAGGGACTACGACAAGCGCATAGAGTCACTCCCTAACGACGCGGACTCAGTATTCGTGTTCGCGACCCCCCGCAACTGGGCAGGAGCGAAGAAGTGGGCAAGCGATCGAGTAGCCGAATCTAAGTTCGCCGGCGTTGTGGCCCTCGATGCACACCGCCTTGAGGGATGGCTGGAAGCATCTCCTTCGGTGCACTACTGGATTTCCGAGCGCCTCGGGTACCGGCCTCGCGACGCGCAGACCATCGAACGGTGGTGGAACTCGTTTCAGGGGCGCATCCAGATCGCGCTTTCGCCGGAGTTCTTCGTCGCCGGGCGTTCAGCCGCAGCCGATGAGTTGCGTGCCGCGCTGACGGGAGCAGCGCAGGCCGATGCGATCGTGACGCTGGCCGCTCACTGGCAGGACGACGCTCTGGCCTTCCTCTTCTCAGCATTGGCGTCGCATGAAGAGCTTCTTTACCGCACCGTCGTAGTGACTGATAAAGCCGCGTGGCAGCGGTTGGTCGAGTCGCGGGTTCCCTTGATCCTTGTGCCGTTATTCGAGGGCGAGCCAGACCTTGCGGCGACGGTGAATGGCGGACACCGTGTCGTCCTACTCGCCGAGGCTGACGACGTCGTTCGCAGTGGTAAAAGAATCGAGCTCCGAAAGATCGATCGAGTTTCCGCTCGCGAGGCTCTGAAGGCAGTAGTTTCCGATTTAGACAATGCGGAAGCCATGGTGGCCCTAGCCCGTCGGAGTATGGCCGCGTTCATCCGTTCTATTTCAGTTGAGCCACGCTTCCGCAAGCCAGACTGGGCAGTTAAGCCTGAGTCCGCTGGCGTTCTGGCGCCCCTGGTATTGGCCGGATCGTGGTCAGGCTACGAAAAGGACCTCCTCGCCCTGGAGAAGTTGACTGGGCGGGCACGGGACGAGATAGAGCGACTCCTCACGAGCCTGGCCGGCCGTAGTGATGCCCCTTTTGTCCGCTCGGGAGGTACGTGGAGGTTGACATCGCCAGTAGAGGCGGCCTTGCTCCTCTTGCCTTCGTTGACGACCGGCGACATGGCCCGCTGGGCTGAAGTGGTTGCGCAGGTCCTGCTGGAACCCGATCCCTTTCAAGGCATGGACACTGTTAGCCGAATGACAGCGAGTGCGCAGGGCACGAAGCCGGGATATTCGGAGATCTTGAAGAAGGGGCTCGCGAACGGTATGGCGCTTTCGGCTGCGAGCGAGGGCGAACTTCCACCGCACCTGGGAATGCAAAGTCGGGTGGATAAGATCGTCCGCGGGTTGCTTACAGCCGCAAACGACGATGCCACCGGCGAGACCTGGGCGCGGCTGGCAGATTCCTTGCCTGCGTTGGCCGAAGCGTCGCCGGAGGTGTTCCTGGACGCCGTCGAGCTCGGCCTTGAGCAACCGCAGCCTGTCCTCCGCACAATGTTCAGGGATCAAGCGCAGGACGTCCTTTTCGGCCCGTCATCGCCTCACCCGAGTCTTTTGTGGGCAATTGAAACGCTTTGCTGGTCGCCCTCGTATTTTGGCCGCGCGGCGCTTCTGCTCGGTCAGCTTTCCTTGATCGACCCGGGAGGCCGGCTCAGCAACCGTCCGATCGTGAGTCTTCAGACCGTTGTAACTGGCTGGCTTCCTCAGAGCGGGGCTACGGTTGATGACAAACTCGCGGTAGTCCAGCGGATTCTTCAGCGCGAGCCAAACGTTGGCTGGAAGCTCCTCATGGGGGTGTGGCCTGAGAACCACGCGACCGCATTTCCCCCTCACGCGCCTGCCTTCCGCGATTGGAATCCAGTCAAGCAAACAGTGACCTACGCAGACTGGGGTCATTTCGTCCACAGGCTTGTTGTCATGGCCATGGGTGTCATCGGAACTGACACGGAACGGTGGCTGGAGTTGCTTCCCAAGATCGCTATGCTGCCCATCGATGAACGGGGTGTTGTTATCCAAAAGCTTCGTGAGGCTGTTGGTGCCGACACTTGGAAGGAGGAAGAACGGTATGCGATGTGGGAAGCATTGAACAGCGAGGCAGACAAACACGAGGAGTATGCCGAGGCCGAGTGGGCAATGTCCACCGACGATGTCGCACTTCTTCGTGCCGTTGCTGATGACCTGACACCTGATCATGACGCCCGCCGTTTCTCGAATCTCTTTGACTGGCGCCCGCGTATCCCTAACTACAAGTGGGGAGAAGAAGGATACGACGTCGAACTCGCCCGCTTACAAAATCAGGCCCTCGAGGAGGTCCTCACACTCGGCCCGGAAGCGTTGGCTACGTTGACACTTGATGTGAAAACGCCGCACATCATTGGTCGCTTTCTCGCGGCAAGGCGTGACGTCCCCGAGCAGGCGATCCTCGGTTGGATCAGCCGTCAGGAAGAAAACCTACGACATGCGGCTTTGACCTTCGCCGGCGACAAAATCCACGTTGAAGGCTTCTCCTGGGTCAAGGCTGCGCTTGCCAGCACTGCTTTGAAAGAGCCGGAATCACAGGAAAGACTCATGGCTGCCGTCCCGTTCGCGAAACAATACTGGACTGAGATTGCCACCCTCGGAATGGAACTCGAGGCAGCATATTGGAGCCGAGCGCAACATCGTTACGCCGCCCCCGAGGAACGCGCAGAAGCGATTGATCTGCTCGTCAAGCACGGTCGTCTATGGGAAGCAGTAGCGCTCCTCAGCGACATGCTCCACGCCAACGGCGAACCGAGCGCTGGCCTCGTCAAGGCTGTCCTCAACGCGCTCCTCAACGGACCCGGTCCCGTCCACGACACGACCATGAACAGCTACTACCTCGGCAATGTCCTGAAATACATGGAGCAGCACTTTCCCGACGACACGGAGCTCCCAGTCTACGAGTTCACCTTTTTTGAACTGTTACATGATCACCATCCGTCAGCTGCGCTCTACCGCGCGCTGGGAACGGACCCAAGCGACTTCGTAAGAATGATCAGCGCTCTATACCGTGGCGATGATGAACCAAAACGGTCCCTGACCGCTCAGGAGAAAGCGTTCGCCCATCGGTCCTTCACCGTTCTTCAGCATTGGCATACCCTTCCAGGTCTCGCCGAGGATGGCACCATTGACAGTTCCCAGTTGACTGCTTGGGTGAGGGGCGCCCGCCTCGCCTTCTCTGACAGTCAGCGCGTAGCAATCGGCGATGAACAGATCGGTCAGATCCTCGCGTCAAGTCCTGTCGGCACTGACGGCGTTTGGCCTGCGGAACCGGTCCGAGAGATCATCGAGAACATTGGTAACGCCCGGCTCGACGCGGGAGTGCACATGGGCAAGATCAACAAGCGTGGCGCTACCACTCGAGGGGTTTTTGATGGGGGAGATCAGGAACGCGAACTCGAAAAGCAGTACCGAGAGATGGCGGTAAAGATTTCTACCAGATGGCCGCGCACTGCCCGGGTGCTACGCGGCATCGCGGAGAGCTATCAGCAGGATGCTCGTCACCATGATTCCCAGGCCGAGAGAATGAGTGACGACGGATAA
- a CDS encoding NAD(P)-binding domain-containing protein translates to MTSISIIGTGKMGSAIAEVSARAGASIQIIRRRAGAGSSAERPDADYGLIGDELTGDLVVLAVPYEAYPNILEHYRDRLSGKVVIDISNPIDFTTYDELLVPSDSSTAVELSKALPVGVTVVKAFNVNLGDTLSTGTNGTTRTTVLFAGDDAEAKIAVAALLEAAGLRAVDAGPLSRARELEAMGFLQIVLAAIGKTRYESGFALLP, encoded by the coding sequence ATGACATCGATCAGCATCATTGGCACCGGCAAGATGGGCTCAGCAATTGCCGAAGTATCAGCGCGAGCCGGAGCGAGTATCCAAATCATCCGGCGCAGGGCGGGGGCTGGCTCGTCCGCCGAGCGTCCGGATGCGGATTATGGGCTTATCGGCGATGAACTCACAGGTGACCTCGTCGTCCTCGCAGTTCCGTATGAAGCGTACCCGAACATACTTGAGCACTATCGGGATCGACTCAGCGGCAAGGTCGTCATCGACATCAGCAACCCCATTGATTTCACCACGTACGATGAGTTGCTGGTCCCATCAGACTCCTCGACTGCGGTTGAACTTTCCAAGGCCCTCCCGGTGGGCGTTACAGTCGTGAAAGCGTTCAACGTCAATCTCGGCGACACGCTCAGCACCGGCACCAATGGCACAACGCGCACGACTGTCCTGTTCGCCGGAGACGATGCAGAGGCGAAAATAGCAGTCGCGGCCCTCCTCGAAGCGGCAGGACTCCGGGCGGTCGACGCTGGTCCTCTTTCGCGTGCGAGGGAACTTGAGGCAATGGGCTTTCTCCAGATCGTATTGGCAGCAATCGGGAAGACACGCTACGAGTCCGGATTCGCGCTGCTGCCGTGA